The Pungitius pungitius chromosome 8, fPunPun2.1, whole genome shotgun sequence genome has a window encoding:
- the LOC119229874 gene encoding potassium voltage-gated channel subfamily A member 2, whose protein sequence is MTVATGDPSDEAATHPGQDYDPEADHECCERVVINISGLRFETQLKTLSQFPETLLGDPKKRMRYFDPLRNEYFFDRNRPSFDAILYYYQSGGRLRRPVNVTLDIFSEEIRFYELGDEAIEIFREDEGFIKEEERPLPDNEFQRQVWLLFEYPESSGPARIIAIISVMVILISIVSFCLETLPIFRNDDDDMHRSEVYYPETNTTIITYTSTYFTDPFFILETLCIIWFSFEFLVRFFACPSKAGFFGNIMNIIDIVAIIPYFITLGTELAEKPDDGQAGQQAMSLAILRVIRLVRVFRIFKLSRHSKGLQILGQTLKASMRELGLLIFFLFIGVILFSSAVYFAEADEPESQFESIPDAFWWAVVSMTTVGYGDMVPTTIGGKIVGSLCAIAGVLTIALPVPVIVSNFNYFYHRETEGEEQAQYLQVNVAKADSSEELKKSRSGSTISKSDYMEIQEAVNNSREEIQEENLKTANCTLANTNYVNITKMLTDV, encoded by the coding sequence ATGACTGTCGCCACCGGCGACCCCTCTGACGAGGCGGCCACTCACCCGGGGCAGGACTACGACCCGGAGGCCGACCACGAGTGCTGCGAGAGGGTGGTCATCAACATCTCAGGGCTTCGCTTCGAGACTCAACTAAAGACCCTCTCACAGTTCCCAGAGACGCTGCTGGGGGACCCCAAAAAGAGGATGCGCTACTTCGACCCGCTGAGGAACGAGTACTTTTTTGACAGGAACAGACCCAGCTTCGACGCCATATTGTATTATTACCAATCAGGGGGCCGGCTAAGAAGGCCGGTCAACGTCACCCTTGATATTTTCTCAGAGGAGATTCGCTTCTACGAGCTGGGCGACGAGGCCATCGAGATATTCAGAGAAGACGAGGGCTTCATCAAGGAGGAGGAGCGTCCTCTTCCGGACAACGAGTTTCAGAGACAGGTGTGGCTGCTGTTTGAGTACCCAGAGAGCTCAGGTCCTGCTAGGATTATTGCCATAATCTCTGTTATGGTCATTCTGATATCTATCGTCAGTTTCTGCTTGGAGACCCTTCCCATTTTCCGCAATGATGATGACGATATGCACAGGTCTGAAGTCTATTACCCCGAGACCAACACCACAATCATCACTTACACGTCCACCTACTTCACCGACCCCTTCTTTATCCTGGAGACCCTCTGCATCATATGGTTCTCCTTTGAGTTTCTAGTGCGCTTCTTCGCCTGCCCCAGCAAAGCCGGCTTTTTTGGCAACATAATGAACATAATTGATATCGTTGCCATCATCCCTTACTTCATCACTCTCGGCACGGAGCTCGCGGAAAAGCCAGACGACGGTCAGGCGGGTCAGCAAGCCATGTCTTTAGCCATTCTCAGGGTCATCCGCTTGGTGCGAGTGTTCCGTATTTTTAAGCTCTCCCGTCACTCCAAGGGGCTTCAGATTTTGGGTCAGACCCTGAAAGCCAGCATGAGAGAGCTGGGCCTgctcatcttcttcctcttcatcggGGTCATCCTTTTCTCGAGCGCCGTCTACTTCGCCGAAGCGGACGAGCCCGAGTCCCAGTTCGAAAGCATCCCGGACGCCTTCTGGTGGGCCGTGGTGTCCATGACAACGGTAGGCTACGGCGATATGGTCCCAACCACCATCGGCGGCAAGATCGTGGGCTCCCTCTGCGCCATCGCCGGCGTGCTCACCATCGCCTTGCCCGTGCCCGTCATCGTGTCCAACTTCAACTACTTCTACCACCGCGAGACCGAAGGCGAGGAGCAGGCGCAGTACCTGCAGGTCAACGTGGCCAAGGCCGACTCGtcggaggagctgaagaagagccGCAGCGGCTCCACCATCAGTAAATCGGACTACATGGAGATCCAGGAGGCGGTGAACAACAGCCGCGAGGAAATTCAGGAGGAGAACCTTAAGACGGCCAACTGCACGCTGGCCAACACAAACTACGTAAACATCACCAAAATGCTCACAGATGTGTAG